The following coding sequences lie in one Methanopyrus sp. SNP6 genomic window:
- a CDS encoding Mov34/MPN/PAD-1 family protein has translation MKRVEFDARLLNSLLEASDKNHPDEFFAMLGGSMSAETITIDSLIVVPFEASDSGAIFDLLSVHTRDVIGTFHSHPYGDPVPSEDDLMLFKRLGAVHAIAAYPYTPDRLEFYDKSGRNITPVVEVRYTADEEANNR, from the coding sequence GTGAAAAGGGTAGAGTTCGACGCGAGACTTCTGAACTCCCTCCTCGAGGCAAGCGATAAAAACCACCCTGATGAGTTTTTCGCAATGCTAGGAGGTTCTATGAGCGCGGAAACTATCACGATAGATTCACTGATCGTAGTTCCTTTCGAAGCTTCCGATTCCGGAGCGATTTTCGATCTCCTCTCCGTTCATACCCGAGACGTAATCGGAACGTTTCACTCCCACCCCTATGGTGATCCGGTGCCCTCGGAGGATGATTTGATGTTGTTCAAGAGGTTGGGTGCCGTCCACGCGATCGCAGCGTACCCGTACACTCCGGACCGTTTGGAGTTCTACGACAAGTCCGGCAGAAACATAACACCGGTCGTAGAGGTGAGATACACGGCCGATGAAGAAGCGAACAACCGCTGA
- a CDS encoding roadblock/LC7 domain-containing protein has translation MIEKVLADLNRVEGVHGSLVVSSDGLIIADAVPPDIDSEIVGAIATTVYGSGERVVDEMDLGDLEQMLIEATHGKVMIVDVGEDATLVLVVEPDANLGLIRLRAQEAAEEIAKQL, from the coding sequence TTGATCGAGAAGGTGTTGGCAGATCTGAACCGGGTTGAGGGAGTGCATGGATCGTTGGTTGTCTCGAGCGACGGATTGATCATCGCGGACGCCGTGCCTCCGGATATCGACTCCGAGATTGTGGGTGCGATTGCGACGACCGTATACGGTTCTGGCGAGCGAGTCGTCGACGAGATGGATCTAGGAGATCTCGAACAGATGCTCATCGAAGCCACACACGGGAAGGTGATGATCGTAGACGTAGGGGAGGACGCGACGCTAGTCCTCGTCGTCGAGCCCGACGCCAACTTAGGACTTATCCGCCTCCGCGCTCAGGAGGCCGCTGAGGAGATCGCTAAACAGCTTTAA